In Scatophagus argus isolate fScaArg1 chromosome 7, fScaArg1.pri, whole genome shotgun sequence, a genomic segment contains:
- the LOC124062178 gene encoding vegetative cell wall protein gp1-like isoform X2 yields MRRRFKSVTVHLLKRSTDNLELSDKVIKRMKESSNAVTPQQSQNENPPPHSPETQVPTPVPAPCVEHLIPLLTAPPPPHPPFIPPPPPHEAPSSPPAVEPAPPVKLIPPPPVKFHSLPPSSVEPAAPPKTPPQTDPVVSAPPPPPATPSPQVEASVCPPPPAIVEPVVPPAVESFIPPHVKPQTPSAESSAAAVAPPEPSDFVEPTSPTTYQPAAVAPSVQPQDPVVLSVPLMETVQHPPTVESTPAEPIIPLCPIDSAPAPVEAVVSPLQVEPTLVEPVVPAAAAAVEEVPPVVVPAVDPPSPCEVVPPPSEPVAAQSSAPELTFEEPSLPCHCVELAVVPTVAPVSEALVEPLAPPPPDPAPPAEEPTITLSLPPVAEDKVPAVASVPPPAAASPVSPEMVEEQLRQKIKEEMQRRLEEEISQKRQELQQQLEEVRAQAQAEARAAAQAQVEEQVKKTLEAEKAAYTESLTESIVKERMKTEDERLMVQLYWMEMKAHQLEEREGELKKRGALYKEHVAKLEAKVSSVLSSSRPYVSFKIKLH; encoded by the exons ATGAGAAGGAGGTTTAAATCTGTGacagtacatttactgaagcGTAGTACAGACAATTTAGAG CTGTCAGACAAAGTCATCAAACGGATGAAAGAGTCTTCAAACGCCGTCACTCCTCAACAGTCACAGAATGAAAATCCTCCCCCACACTCACCTGAAACACAAGTGCCCACCCCTGTTCCTGCCCCCTGTGTTGAACACTTAATACCTCTCCTGacggctcctcctcctccacatcctccattcatcccccctccacctcctcacgAAGCTCCATCCTCGCCTCCAGCAGTGGAACCTGCTCCTCCGGTAAAactcatccctcctcctcctgtaaaGTTCCACTCCCTTCCCCCTTCCTCTGTGGAGCCTGCAGCGCCGCCAAAAACTCCGCCTCAGACGGACCCTGTTGTctcagcacctcctccacccccagCTACACCTTCTCCTCAAGTGGAAGCATCCGTGTGTCCTCCTCCGCCTGCTATAGTGGAGCCAGTAGTCCCACCTGCTGTCGAGTCCTTCATCCCACCTCATGTAAAGCCACAAACTCCATCTGCAGAgtcatctgcagcagctgtagCGCCACCTGAGCCTTCTGATTTTGTGGAACCAACATCTCCCACTACTTATCAACCTGCGGCCGTAGCTCCCTCTGTTCAACCTCAAGATCCTGTTGTCCTGTCAGTGCCACTCATGGAAACAGTCCAACATCCACCCACTGTTGAGTCTACACCAGCTGAGCCAATAATCCCACTCTGTCCCATTGattcagctccagctccagttGAAGCTGTAGTTTCACCTCTGCAAGTGGAGCCAACGCTTGTTGAGCCGGTAGtcccagctgctgcagcagcagttgaAGAAGTGCCTCCAGTCGTGGTTCCAGCTGTGGATCCGCCGTCTCCATGTGAGGTGGTTCCACCTCCATCAGAGCCTGTAGCAGCACAATCGTCTGCTCCAGAACTCACTTTTGAAGAGCCCTCCCTGCCCTGTCACTGTGTGGAGCTGGCTGTCGTGCCCACTGTTGCGCCTGTAAGTGAAGCCCTCGTAGAGCCTCTAGCACCACCTCCACCTGATCCAGCTCCTCCTGCCGAGGAGCCCACCATCACCCTGTCTCTGCCCCCTGTCGCTGAGGACAAAGTGCCCGCTGTCGCCTCAGTGCCAccacctgcagcag cttctcctgtttctcctgAGATGGTGGAGGAACAGCTGAGGCAGAAGATCAAAGAGGAGATGCAGAGACGTCTGGAGGAGGAGATCAGCCAGAAGAGGCAGGAGCTGCAGCAACA gctggaggaggtgagggcTCAGGCTCAAGCGGAGgccagagcagcagctcaggctcaggtggaggagcaggtgaAGAAGACTCTGGAGGCGGAGAAGGCGGCGTACACTGAGAGCCTGACAGAATCCATCGTGAAGGAACGAATGAAGACAGAAGATGAGAGGCTCATGGTGCAGCTTTAT TGGATGGAGATGAAG GCTCATCAACtcgaggagagggagggagagctaAAGAAACGAGGCGCTCTGTACAAGGAACACGTCGCTAAGCTTGAAGCAAAGGTAAGCTCCGTTTTGAGTAGTTCTCGTCCCTACGTCTCATTTAAGATTAAGTTACATTAA
- the LOC124062178 gene encoding vegetative cell wall protein gp1-like isoform X1 translates to MGGNGPSHFSQEDGEGGVTFVKGIRLSDKVIKRMKESSNAVTPQQSQNENPPPHSPETQVPTPVPAPCVEHLIPLLTAPPPPHPPFIPPPPPHEAPSSPPAVEPAPPVKLIPPPPVKFHSLPPSSVEPAAPPKTPPQTDPVVSAPPPPPATPSPQVEASVCPPPPAIVEPVVPPAVESFIPPHVKPQTPSAESSAAAVAPPEPSDFVEPTSPTTYQPAAVAPSVQPQDPVVLSVPLMETVQHPPTVESTPAEPIIPLCPIDSAPAPVEAVVSPLQVEPTLVEPVVPAAAAAVEEVPPVVVPAVDPPSPCEVVPPPSEPVAAQSSAPELTFEEPSLPCHCVELAVVPTVAPVSEALVEPLAPPPPDPAPPAEEPTITLSLPPVAEDKVPAVASVPPPAAASPVSPEMVEEQLRQKIKEEMQRRLEEEISQKRQELQQQLEEVRAQAQAEARAAAQAQVEEQVKKTLEAEKAAYTESLTESIVKERMKTEDERLMVQLYWMEMKAHQLEEREGELKKRGALYKEHVAKLEAKVSSVLSSSRPYVSFKIKLH, encoded by the exons ATGGGGGGAAACGGCCCGAGTCACTTTTCTCAAGAGGATGGAGAGGGTGGAGTTACTTTTGTGAAGGGCATTCGG CTGTCAGACAAAGTCATCAAACGGATGAAAGAGTCTTCAAACGCCGTCACTCCTCAACAGTCACAGAATGAAAATCCTCCCCCACACTCACCTGAAACACAAGTGCCCACCCCTGTTCCTGCCCCCTGTGTTGAACACTTAATACCTCTCCTGacggctcctcctcctccacatcctccattcatcccccctccacctcctcacgAAGCTCCATCCTCGCCTCCAGCAGTGGAACCTGCTCCTCCGGTAAAactcatccctcctcctcctgtaaaGTTCCACTCCCTTCCCCCTTCCTCTGTGGAGCCTGCAGCGCCGCCAAAAACTCCGCCTCAGACGGACCCTGTTGTctcagcacctcctccacccccagCTACACCTTCTCCTCAAGTGGAAGCATCCGTGTGTCCTCCTCCGCCTGCTATAGTGGAGCCAGTAGTCCCACCTGCTGTCGAGTCCTTCATCCCACCTCATGTAAAGCCACAAACTCCATCTGCAGAgtcatctgcagcagctgtagCGCCACCTGAGCCTTCTGATTTTGTGGAACCAACATCTCCCACTACTTATCAACCTGCGGCCGTAGCTCCCTCTGTTCAACCTCAAGATCCTGTTGTCCTGTCAGTGCCACTCATGGAAACAGTCCAACATCCACCCACTGTTGAGTCTACACCAGCTGAGCCAATAATCCCACTCTGTCCCATTGattcagctccagctccagttGAAGCTGTAGTTTCACCTCTGCAAGTGGAGCCAACGCTTGTTGAGCCGGTAGtcccagctgctgcagcagcagttgaAGAAGTGCCTCCAGTCGTGGTTCCAGCTGTGGATCCGCCGTCTCCATGTGAGGTGGTTCCACCTCCATCAGAGCCTGTAGCAGCACAATCGTCTGCTCCAGAACTCACTTTTGAAGAGCCCTCCCTGCCCTGTCACTGTGTGGAGCTGGCTGTCGTGCCCACTGTTGCGCCTGTAAGTGAAGCCCTCGTAGAGCCTCTAGCACCACCTCCACCTGATCCAGCTCCTCCTGCCGAGGAGCCCACCATCACCCTGTCTCTGCCCCCTGTCGCTGAGGACAAAGTGCCCGCTGTCGCCTCAGTGCCAccacctgcagcag cttctcctgtttctcctgAGATGGTGGAGGAACAGCTGAGGCAGAAGATCAAAGAGGAGATGCAGAGACGTCTGGAGGAGGAGATCAGCCAGAAGAGGCAGGAGCTGCAGCAACA gctggaggaggtgagggcTCAGGCTCAAGCGGAGgccagagcagcagctcaggctcaggtggaggagcaggtgaAGAAGACTCTGGAGGCGGAGAAGGCGGCGTACACTGAGAGCCTGACAGAATCCATCGTGAAGGAACGAATGAAGACAGAAGATGAGAGGCTCATGGTGCAGCTTTAT TGGATGGAGATGAAG GCTCATCAACtcgaggagagggagggagagctaAAGAAACGAGGCGCTCTGTACAAGGAACACGTCGCTAAGCTTGAAGCAAAGGTAAGCTCCGTTTTGAGTAGTTCTCGTCCCTACGTCTCATTTAAGATTAAGTTACATTAA
- the LOC124062178 gene encoding vegetative cell wall protein gp1-like isoform X4 codes for MKESSNAVTPQQSQNENPPPHSPETQVPTPVPAPCVEHLIPLLTAPPPPHPPFIPPPPPHEAPSSPPAVEPAPPVKLIPPPPVKFHSLPPSSVEPAAPPKTPPQTDPVVSAPPPPPATPSPQVEASVCPPPPAIVEPVVPPAVESFIPPHVKPQTPSAESSAAAVAPPEPSDFVEPTSPTTYQPAAVAPSVQPQDPVVLSVPLMETVQHPPTVESTPAEPIIPLCPIDSAPAPVEAVVSPLQVEPTLVEPVVPAAAAAVEEVPPVVVPAVDPPSPCEVVPPPSEPVAAQSSAPELTFEEPSLPCHCVELAVVPTVAPVSEALVEPLAPPPPDPAPPAEEPTITLSLPPVAEDKVPAVASVPPPAAASPVSPEMVEEQLRQKIKEEMQRRLEEEISQKRQELQQQLEEVRAQAQAEARAAAQAQVEEQVKKTLEAEKAAYTESLTESIVKERMKTEDERLMVQLYWMEMKAHQLEEREGELKKRGALYKEHVAKLEAKVSSVLSSSRPYVSFKIKLH; via the exons ATGAAAGAGTCTTCAAACGCCGTCACTCCTCAACAGTCACAGAATGAAAATCCTCCCCCACACTCACCTGAAACACAAGTGCCCACCCCTGTTCCTGCCCCCTGTGTTGAACACTTAATACCTCTCCTGacggctcctcctcctccacatcctccattcatcccccctccacctcctcacgAAGCTCCATCCTCGCCTCCAGCAGTGGAACCTGCTCCTCCGGTAAAactcatccctcctcctcctgtaaaGTTCCACTCCCTTCCCCCTTCCTCTGTGGAGCCTGCAGCGCCGCCAAAAACTCCGCCTCAGACGGACCCTGTTGTctcagcacctcctccacccccagCTACACCTTCTCCTCAAGTGGAAGCATCCGTGTGTCCTCCTCCGCCTGCTATAGTGGAGCCAGTAGTCCCACCTGCTGTCGAGTCCTTCATCCCACCTCATGTAAAGCCACAAACTCCATCTGCAGAgtcatctgcagcagctgtagCGCCACCTGAGCCTTCTGATTTTGTGGAACCAACATCTCCCACTACTTATCAACCTGCGGCCGTAGCTCCCTCTGTTCAACCTCAAGATCCTGTTGTCCTGTCAGTGCCACTCATGGAAACAGTCCAACATCCACCCACTGTTGAGTCTACACCAGCTGAGCCAATAATCCCACTCTGTCCCATTGattcagctccagctccagttGAAGCTGTAGTTTCACCTCTGCAAGTGGAGCCAACGCTTGTTGAGCCGGTAGtcccagctgctgcagcagcagttgaAGAAGTGCCTCCAGTCGTGGTTCCAGCTGTGGATCCGCCGTCTCCATGTGAGGTGGTTCCACCTCCATCAGAGCCTGTAGCAGCACAATCGTCTGCTCCAGAACTCACTTTTGAAGAGCCCTCCCTGCCCTGTCACTGTGTGGAGCTGGCTGTCGTGCCCACTGTTGCGCCTGTAAGTGAAGCCCTCGTAGAGCCTCTAGCACCACCTCCACCTGATCCAGCTCCTCCTGCCGAGGAGCCCACCATCACCCTGTCTCTGCCCCCTGTCGCTGAGGACAAAGTGCCCGCTGTCGCCTCAGTGCCAccacctgcagcag cttctcctgtttctcctgAGATGGTGGAGGAACAGCTGAGGCAGAAGATCAAAGAGGAGATGCAGAGACGTCTGGAGGAGGAGATCAGCCAGAAGAGGCAGGAGCTGCAGCAACA gctggaggaggtgagggcTCAGGCTCAAGCGGAGgccagagcagcagctcaggctcaggtggaggagcaggtgaAGAAGACTCTGGAGGCGGAGAAGGCGGCGTACACTGAGAGCCTGACAGAATCCATCGTGAAGGAACGAATGAAGACAGAAGATGAGAGGCTCATGGTGCAGCTTTAT TGGATGGAGATGAAG GCTCATCAACtcgaggagagggagggagagctaAAGAAACGAGGCGCTCTGTACAAGGAACACGTCGCTAAGCTTGAAGCAAAGGTAAGCTCCGTTTTGAGTAGTTCTCGTCCCTACGTCTCATTTAAGATTAAGTTACATTAA
- the LOC124062178 gene encoding vegetative cell wall protein gp1-like isoform X3: MGGNGPSHFSQEDGEGGVTFVKGIRLSDKVIKRMKESSNAVTPQQSQNENPPPHSPETQVPTPVPAPCVEHLIPLLTAPPPPHPPFIPPPPPHEAPSSPPAVEPAPPVKLIPPPPVKFHSLPPSSVEPAAPPKTPPQTDPVVSAPPPPPATPSPQVEASVCPPPPAIVEPVVPPAVESFIPPHVKPQTPSAESSAAAVAPPEPSDFVEPTSPTTYQPAAVAPSVQPQDPVVLSVPLMETVQHPPTVESTPAEPIIPLCPIDSAPAPVEAVVSPLQVEPTLVEPVVPAAAAAVEEVPPVVVPAVDPPSPCEVVPPPSEPVAAQSSAPELTFEEPSLPCHCVELAVVPTVAPVSEALVEPLAPPPPDPAPPAEEPTITLSLPPVAEDKVPAVASVPPPAAASPVSPEMVEEQLRQKIKEEMQRRLEEEISQKRQELQQQLEEVRAQAQAEARAAAQAQVEEQVKKTLEAEKAAYTESLTESIVKERMKTEDERLMVQLYAHQLEEREGELKKRGALYKEHVAKLEAKVSSVLSSSRPYVSFKIKLH; this comes from the exons ATGGGGGGAAACGGCCCGAGTCACTTTTCTCAAGAGGATGGAGAGGGTGGAGTTACTTTTGTGAAGGGCATTCGG CTGTCAGACAAAGTCATCAAACGGATGAAAGAGTCTTCAAACGCCGTCACTCCTCAACAGTCACAGAATGAAAATCCTCCCCCACACTCACCTGAAACACAAGTGCCCACCCCTGTTCCTGCCCCCTGTGTTGAACACTTAATACCTCTCCTGacggctcctcctcctccacatcctccattcatcccccctccacctcctcacgAAGCTCCATCCTCGCCTCCAGCAGTGGAACCTGCTCCTCCGGTAAAactcatccctcctcctcctgtaaaGTTCCACTCCCTTCCCCCTTCCTCTGTGGAGCCTGCAGCGCCGCCAAAAACTCCGCCTCAGACGGACCCTGTTGTctcagcacctcctccacccccagCTACACCTTCTCCTCAAGTGGAAGCATCCGTGTGTCCTCCTCCGCCTGCTATAGTGGAGCCAGTAGTCCCACCTGCTGTCGAGTCCTTCATCCCACCTCATGTAAAGCCACAAACTCCATCTGCAGAgtcatctgcagcagctgtagCGCCACCTGAGCCTTCTGATTTTGTGGAACCAACATCTCCCACTACTTATCAACCTGCGGCCGTAGCTCCCTCTGTTCAACCTCAAGATCCTGTTGTCCTGTCAGTGCCACTCATGGAAACAGTCCAACATCCACCCACTGTTGAGTCTACACCAGCTGAGCCAATAATCCCACTCTGTCCCATTGattcagctccagctccagttGAAGCTGTAGTTTCACCTCTGCAAGTGGAGCCAACGCTTGTTGAGCCGGTAGtcccagctgctgcagcagcagttgaAGAAGTGCCTCCAGTCGTGGTTCCAGCTGTGGATCCGCCGTCTCCATGTGAGGTGGTTCCACCTCCATCAGAGCCTGTAGCAGCACAATCGTCTGCTCCAGAACTCACTTTTGAAGAGCCCTCCCTGCCCTGTCACTGTGTGGAGCTGGCTGTCGTGCCCACTGTTGCGCCTGTAAGTGAAGCCCTCGTAGAGCCTCTAGCACCACCTCCACCTGATCCAGCTCCTCCTGCCGAGGAGCCCACCATCACCCTGTCTCTGCCCCCTGTCGCTGAGGACAAAGTGCCCGCTGTCGCCTCAGTGCCAccacctgcagcag cttctcctgtttctcctgAGATGGTGGAGGAACAGCTGAGGCAGAAGATCAAAGAGGAGATGCAGAGACGTCTGGAGGAGGAGATCAGCCAGAAGAGGCAGGAGCTGCAGCAACA gctggaggaggtgagggcTCAGGCTCAAGCGGAGgccagagcagcagctcaggctcaggtggaggagcaggtgaAGAAGACTCTGGAGGCGGAGAAGGCGGCGTACACTGAGAGCCTGACAGAATCCATCGTGAAGGAACGAATGAAGACAGAAGATGAGAGGCTCATGGTGCAGCTTTAT GCTCATCAACtcgaggagagggagggagagctaAAGAAACGAGGCGCTCTGTACAAGGAACACGTCGCTAAGCTTGAAGCAAAGGTAAGCTCCGTTTTGAGTAGTTCTCGTCCCTACGTCTCATTTAAGATTAAGTTACATTAA